The Daucus carota subsp. sativus chromosome 2, DH1 v3.0, whole genome shotgun sequence genome includes a window with the following:
- the LOC108206571 gene encoding uncharacterized protein LOC108206571, which produces MYNNIGNQPGVPRPPQNTLQSPFGDAFYGAGSGLIRGGLGAYGEKILGSSSEYVQSNISRYFSDPQYYFQVNDHYVRNKLKVVLFPFLHRGHWTRITEPVGGRLSYKPPIYDINAPDLYIPLMAFGTYIILAGFSLGLHGKFSPEALNWLFAKGLVGWFLQVSLLKMSLFSLGSGEAPLLDIVAYAGYTFAGICLAVLGKMFWSYSYYFLMPWTCLCMGTFLVKTMKRVLFAEVRTYDSSRHHYLLLFIAVAQFPLFIWLGNVSLNWLF; this is translated from the exons ATGTATAATAATATAGGGAACCAGCCAGGGGTTCCGAGACCACCACAAAATACTCTGCAGAGTCCATTTGGGGATGCGTTTTATGGTGCGGGCTCGGGACTGATCAGAGGTGGATTGGGAGCTTATGGGGAAAAAATTTTAGGATCGAGTTCGGAGTATGTGCAGAGCAAT ATAAGTAGGTATTTTTCCGATCCCCAGTACTATTTCCAAGTAAATGATcactatgtgaggaacaaattGAAGGTTGTCCTTTTTCCTTTCCTGCACAGG GGGCATTGGACAAGGATTACTGAACCAGTTGGGGGTAGGTTGTCGTATAAACCCCcaatttatgatataaatgCTCCCGATCTGTATATACCTTTGATGGCATTTGGTACCTATATTATTCTTGCTGGTTTCTCACTGGGTCTTCACGGCAA GTTTAGCCCAGAAGCTCTGAACTGGTTGTTCGCCAAGGGATTAGTTGGCTGGTTTTTGCAAGTTTCCCTGCTCAAAATGTCGTTGTTTTCATTAGGCAGTGGGGAGGCACCATTACTGGATATTGTGGCATATGCCGGGTATACCTTTGCAGGAATATGTTTGGCTGTTCTTGGAAAGATGTTTTGGAGCTACTCGTACTACTTTTTGATGCCATGGACATGCTTATGCATGGGAACTTTTTTAGTGAAGACAATGAAGAGAGTTCTCTTTGCAGAGGTGAGGACATACGACTCAAGCAGGCATCACTACCTCCTGCTCTTCATTGCTGTAGCTCAGTTCCCACTCTTTATATGGCTCGGCAATGTGAGTCTAAATTGGCTGTTCTAA
- the LOC108208121 gene encoding 1-aminocyclopropane-1-carboxylate oxidase homolog 6, which yields MAEIMVAEAHQAWCKEMEAFEETKAGIKGLVDSGVSKVPRIFVHPDQDKLPKAPSDSLQVPVIDLEGIDVRRAEIVGLIRGACETWGCFQLINHGMEGGIIDATLEAIRKLHEQPNEAKAGLFSDDSSQQVRFYTTNGLVDESRPGPWRDAMACAFLDDKLDSEKIPAVCRKEMEDYVKSIIKIRDNLSELLSEALGLSRDYLGSLECMKSEYMTWLYYPPCPEPHLTFGAGQHSDPTFLTIILQDTIGGLQFLHQDHWVDAVPIPGALIAHVGDLMQVISNDKFKSVEHRVLARADETRVSAACFLYPSAQNIQKPFGPIKELISDTNPCIYKEVFPLEYATFYQTKPLDGSSALSHYKLELNGNQENAQPA from the exons ATGGCAGAAATCATGGTAGCCGAGGCCCATCAAGCTTGGTGCAAGGAGATGGAGGCGTTCGAAGAAACTAAAGCTGGAATCAAAGGCCTCGTGGATTCCGGGGTTTCGAAGGTTCCTAGAATCTTCGTGCATCCTGATCAAGATAAGTTGCCGAAAGCGCCAAGTGACAGCTTACAAGTCCCGGTGATTGATCTCGAGGGGATCGATGTGAGACGGGCTGAAATTGTTGGCCTAATTCGCGGAGCTTGTGAAACATGGGGGTGTTTTCAGTTGATTAACCATGGAATGGAAGGGGGTATTATTGATGCCACATTGGAGGCCATAAGGAAGCTGCATGAGCAGCCTAATGAGGCCAAGGCAGGGTTGTTTTCGGATGACAGTAGTCAGCAGGTTCGGTTCTACACGACGAATGGATTGGTCGATGAGTCGCGTCCAGGTCCGTGGAGAGATGCCATGGCCTGTGCTTTCTTGGATGATAAACTGGATTCTGAGAAAATTCCTGCAGTCTGCAG AAAGGAAATGGAAGATTATGTGAAATCGATTATCAAGATCAGGGATAACTTATCTGAGTTACTGTCAGAGGCATTAGGACTAAGCAGAGATTACCTCGGAAGTCTAGAGTGCATGAAAAGTGAGTACATGACATGGTTATATTACCCACCTTGCCCTGAGCCTCATCTTACTTTCGGGGCTGGACAGCATTCAGACCCGACCTTCCTCACTATCATACTCCAAGACACCATCGGTGGCCTCCAATTTCTCCATCAGGATCATTGGGTTGATGCAGTACCAATTCCTGGAGCCCTCATAGCCCATGTAGGGGATCTCATGCAG GTTATTTCAAATGACAAGTTCAAGAGTGTAGAGCACAGGGTGCTGGCTAGAGCTGATGAAACCAGGGTGTCAGCTGCATGTTTCTTGTATCCGAGTGCTCAGAATATTCAGAAGCCATTTGGACCCATAAAGGAGCTTATATCAGACACCAATCCATGCATATACAAGGAAGTTTTTCCCCTGGAATACGCAACATTTTACCAGACAAAACCATTGGATGGCTCATCAGCTCTTTCTCATTATAAGCTAGAGCTTAATGGCAATCAAGAGAATGCACAACCAGCATAA
- the LOC108210133 gene encoding pectin acetylesterase 6 — translation MKITAYACLILLFSFGGDAAAPDRSEDTLYSFEEQLDSHPDATQPQPLMVPITLVSSALASSKGAVCLDGTLPAYHLDRGFGSGADSWLIQLEGGGWCNTVRSCVFRKTTRRGSSKYMEKMLPFTGILSNKPEENPDFFNWNRVKLRYCDGASFSGNSENKDAQLFFRGQQIWLAAMEELMSMGMNQAKEALLSGCSAGGLASILHCDEFEDMLPHTTKVKCLSDAGMFLDAVDVSGGRTLRNMYDGVVNLQNLQSNLPTTCTNHLDPTSCFFPQNLIANVKTPLFLLNAAYDAWQVSSSLAPSSADPQGYWRGCKSNHALCNTSQIQYFQDFRNQMLQDIKEFASSNQNGLFINSCFAHCQTERQDTWCANDAPMVKNKGIAKSVGDWYFDRTGVKLIDCPYPCDKTCHNLMFN, via the exons ATGAAGATCACGGCGTACGCTTGCTTAATTCTTCTCTTCAGCTTCGGCGGCGATGCGGCGGCTCCCGACAGATCGGAAGACACACTTTATTCTTTTGAAGAGCAGCTGGATTCACACCCAGATGCTACACAGCCTCAACCGTTAATGGTTCCTATCACACTTGTTTCCTCTGCTCTTGCTTCCTCTAAAGGAGCTG TTTGTTTGGATGGAACACTACCTGCTTATCATTTGGATCGGGGTTTCGGGTCCGGTGCAGACAGCTGGCTTATACAATTAGAG GGAGGTGGTTGGTGTAACACTGTCCGAAGCTGTGTTTTTCGTAAAACAACCCGTCGTGGTTCTTCCAAGTATATGGAGAAGATGCTACCCTTTACCGGAATATTGAGCAATAAACCTGAAGAAAATCCTG ACTTTTTCAACTGGAACAGAGTTAAGCTTCGTTACTGTGATGGTGCATCTTTCAGTGGAAATAGTGAAAATAAG GATGCACAACTTTTTTTCCGAGGCCAACAAATTTGGTTGGCTGCTATGGAGGAATTAATGTCAATGGGAATGAATCAAGCTAAAGAG GCTCTTCTTTCTGGTTGCTCAGCTGGAGGTCTCGCTTCCATATTGCATTGTGATGAATTCGAGGATATGCTACCGCATACAACAAAAGTGAAATGTTTAAGTGATGCCGGAATGTTTCTTGATGC AGTTGATGTATCTGGAGGTCGCactttaagaaatatgtatgaCGGCGTGGTTAACTTGCAG AACCTGCAAAGTAACTTGCCAACAACTTGCACAAACCATTTGGATCCTACTTCG TGTTTCTTTCCTCAAAATTTGATTGCCAATGTGAAGACGCCCTTGTTTCTTCTCAATGCAGCCTATGATGCTTGGCAG GTTAGTTCTAGTTTGGCTCCATCATCTGCTGATCCTCAAGGATATTGGAGGGGCTGCAAATCAAATCATGCTCTTTGTAATACATCACAAATTCAGTATTTTCAAG ACTTCAGGAATCAGATGCTCCAAGATATTAAAGAATTCGCTTCATCCAATCAAAATggtttatttataaattcatgTTTCGCCCATTGCCAAACTGAGAGACAGGATACATGGTGTGCCAATGACGCTCCGATGGTTAAAAACAAG GGTATAGCAAAGTCTGTTGGAGACTGGTATTTTGATCGGACCGGTGTCAAATTAATTGATTGTCCATACCCATGTGACAAAACCTGTCACAATCTTATGTTCAATTGA
- the LOC108206591 gene encoding U2 small nuclear ribonucleoprotein B'': MMLTGDTPPNQTIYIKNLNEKLNKDELKRSLYALFSQYGRILDIVALKTTKLRGQAWLVFSEVTAASNAVRQMQNFPFYDKPMRIQYAKAKSDCVAKEDGSFVPKDKKKKLEEKAERKKQEAQPAGTNGVRAGTNGGPMGSHQGKPGAQDTATAPNNILFIQNLPHETTDIMLEVLFKQYPGFREVRMIDAKPGIAFIEFEDENQSLVAMEALQGFKVTPQNPMAITYAKK; encoded by the exons ATGATGCTTACCGGAGATACGCCACCTAATCAGACCATTTACATTAAAAATCTCAACGAAAAGCTCAACAAAGATG AGTTGAAGAGATCTCTGTATGCATTGTTCTCGCAGTATGGGAGAATTTTGGACATCGTTGCTTTGAAGACGACTAAGCTTAGGGGCCAGGCATGGCTTGTTTTTAGTGAAGTTACGGCTGCCAGTAATGCAGTTCGGCAGATGCAAAATTTCCCTTTTTATGATAAACCTATG CGTATACAGTATGCAAAAGCCAAGTCAGATTGTGTTGCTAAAGAAGATGGTAGTTTCGTACCAAAAGATAAGAAAAAGAAGCTGGAGGAAAAAG CTGAAAGAAAGAAACAAGAGGCACAGCCTGCTGGCACCAATGGAGTGAGAGCTGGCACTAACGGAGGCCCTATG GGATCCCACCAAGGTAAGCCGGGTGCACAAGACACTGCTACAGCTCCGAACAATATACTGTTTATACAGAACCTGCCACACGAGACAACAGATATTATGCTGGAAGTTCTCTTCAAGCAGTATCCTGGATTTAGAGAAGTCCGCATGATTGATGCCAAGCCAGGCATTGCCTTTATAGAATTTGAGGATGAGAACCAGTCCCTCGTTGCCATGGAGGCGCTTCAAGGCTTCAAAGTCACCCCACAGAATCCCATGGCAATTACTTATGCTAAGAAGTAA
- the LOC108205977 gene encoding cysteine-rich receptor-like protein kinase 44 isoform X1 has protein sequence MKFSIPFLYLAINVIGITFGQPPDFIYYSCGSDAGDSTYMTNLNNVLDSISSNFVTSRFYNFSSGQNLKIAHGIGLCEGNLESDTCRSCLANSAMKLRQLCSNRKEAVGWYEKCMLRYSNNSIIHIPENKPDYCLRSAVANSGDHSQFNSAVEDHMAILREQAARSSSKFANDSMTFADNVKIYGLVQCTPDLTVQQCNECLDNVLGVVSRCLQGNFSGKAATPSCNIRYETAVASPHNSGINIIKIIAVTAASLAGASLVGGFCCVYCRRRKLREGREAKEMRENYQDIQLLDLTGETLADEQDVPFIPLAVIRAATQEFAQENKLGQGGFGPVYKGTLLDGKEIAVKRLSRNSGQGIKEFKTEVSLIAKLQHKNLVRLLGCCMEGKEMLLVYDYMPNGSLEATLFDSVSEARLDWKMRHRIIKGIARGLLYLHEDSRLKIIHRDLKCSNVLLDNELNPKISDFGMARMFNTNQSEAITRRVVGTFGYMAPEYAMQGTISVKSDVFSFGVLLLEIISGKKTSRFHLSEHGQSLLTFAWKLWSNNHELELMDPLLEETYVENDVLRCIHIALLCVQEDPAYRPTMSEVVFMLENDIVQLPEATEPAFFLGRRTTQPAPLRIVPKDVGSSINEITFSALSPR, from the exons ATGAAATTTAGCATACCATTTCTGTACCTTGCTATAAATGTCATCGGTATAACGTTTGGACAGCCGCCAGATTTTATCTACTACTCTTGTGGCAGTGACGCAGGTGACAGTACTTACATGACTAACCTCAACAATGTTCTTGATTCGATCTCCTCCAATTTtgttacatcaagattttacaACTTCTCTTCTGGACAAAATCTGAAGATTGCACATGGGATCGGCCTCTGTGAGGGCAATTTAGAATCAGACACGTGTCGTTCATGTCTGGCTAACTCGGCCATGAAACTAAGACAGCTCTGCTCTAATCGTAAAGAGGCTGTTGGATGGTATGAAAAATGTATGCTGAGGTACTCTAATAACTCAATAATTCATATTCCAGAGAACAAACCAGATTATTGTTTACGTAGCGCAGTTGCAAATTCTGGGGATCACAGTCAATTTAACAGTGCAGTGGAAGATCATATGGCAATTCTGCGAGAACAAGCAGCTAGAAGTAGTTCAAAATTTGCTAACGACAGCATGACTTTTGCAGACAATGTAAAGATATATGGGCTGGTGCAGTGTACTCCGGATTTGACAGTGCAACAATGCAATGAATGTTTGGACAATGTTTTAGGAGTTGTTTCCAGATGTTTACAAGGGAATTTTAGTGGAAAAGCTGCAACACCTAGCTGCAACATTAGATATGAGACTGCAGTTGCTTCGCCACATAACTCAG GgataaatataataaagataATTGCAGTCACTGCAGCGTCTTTAGCAGGAGCTTCACTTGTAGGAGGATTTTGTTGTGTTTATTGTCGACGAAGAAAGTTAAGAGAGGGCCGAGAGGCCAAAG AAATGAGAGAGAATTACCAAGACATCCAGCTACTTGATTTGACTGGAGAGACGCTGGCCGATGAACAAGATGTCCCTTTCATCCCGCTAGCTGTTATACGTGCAGCTACTCAAGAATTCGCTCAGGAAAACAAGCTTGGACAAGGGGGATTTGGTCCAGTGTACAAG GGAACATTGCTTGATGGGAAGGAAATTGCAGTAAAGAGACTTTCCAGGAATTCTGGTCAAGGAATAAAAGAGTTTAAGACAGAAGTCAGTTTGATTGCTAAGTTACAGCACAAGAATCTTGTCAGACTATTGGGCTGCTGCATGGAGGGGAAAGAAATGCTTCTTGTCTATGATTACATGCCCAATGGAAGCTTGGAAGCAACCCTCTTCG ATTCAGTTAGCGAGGCACGCCTAGATTGGAAGATGCGACACAGAATCATCAAAGGGATTGCTAGAGGCTTGCTGTATTTACATGAGGATTCTCGTCTTAAGATCATTCACAGAGATCTCAAATGTAGTAACGTTCTGCTTGATAACGAATTGAACCCAAAGATATCCGACTTTGGCATGGCAAGAATGTTTAATACCAATCAAAGTGAAGCTATCACAAGAAGAGTGGTGGGAACATT CGGGTACATGGCTCCTGAGTATGCTATGCAAGGAACAATTTCAGTAAAATCAGATGTATTCAGTTTTGGAGTCTTACTTCTGGAAATAATTAGTGGAAAGAAGACGAGCCGCTTTCATCTATCGGAACATGGTCAAAGCCTCCTCACTTTC GCATGGAAATTATGGAGCAATAACCATGAGCTGGAGCTGATGGACCCATTATTAGAGGAAACATACGTGGAAAACGATGTGTTGAGGTGCATTCATATCGCTTTGTTATGCGTCCAAGAAGATCCTGCATATAGACCTACAATGTCAGAAGTAGTTTTTATGCTGGAAAATGACATTGTGCAGCTTCCTGAAGCCACAGAGCCTGCATTCTTTCTGGGACGACGAACTACTCAACCTGCTCCTCTCCGAATCGTCCCTAAAGATGTTGGTTCATCTATCAATGAGATCACTTTCTCAGCTCTCTCTCCTAGGTGA
- the LOC108205977 gene encoding cysteine-rich receptor-like protein kinase 44 isoform X2 has protein sequence MTNLNNVLDSISSNFVTSRFYNFSSGQNLKIAHGIGLCEGNLESDTCRSCLANSAMKLRQLCSNRKEAVGWYEKCMLRYSNNSIIHIPENKPDYCLRSAVANSGDHSQFNSAVEDHMAILREQAARSSSKFANDSMTFADNVKIYGLVQCTPDLTVQQCNECLDNVLGVVSRCLQGNFSGKAATPSCNIRYETAVASPHNSGINIIKIIAVTAASLAGASLVGGFCCVYCRRRKLREGREAKEMRENYQDIQLLDLTGETLADEQDVPFIPLAVIRAATQEFAQENKLGQGGFGPVYKGTLLDGKEIAVKRLSRNSGQGIKEFKTEVSLIAKLQHKNLVRLLGCCMEGKEMLLVYDYMPNGSLEATLFDSVSEARLDWKMRHRIIKGIARGLLYLHEDSRLKIIHRDLKCSNVLLDNELNPKISDFGMARMFNTNQSEAITRRVVGTFGYMAPEYAMQGTISVKSDVFSFGVLLLEIISGKKTSRFHLSEHGQSLLTFAWKLWSNNHELELMDPLLEETYVENDVLRCIHIALLCVQEDPAYRPTMSEVVFMLENDIVQLPEATEPAFFLGRRTTQPAPLRIVPKDVGSSINEITFSALSPR, from the exons ATGACTAACCTCAACAATGTTCTTGATTCGATCTCCTCCAATTTtgttacatcaagattttacaACTTCTCTTCTGGACAAAATCTGAAGATTGCACATGGGATCGGCCTCTGTGAGGGCAATTTAGAATCAGACACGTGTCGTTCATGTCTGGCTAACTCGGCCATGAAACTAAGACAGCTCTGCTCTAATCGTAAAGAGGCTGTTGGATGGTATGAAAAATGTATGCTGAGGTACTCTAATAACTCAATAATTCATATTCCAGAGAACAAACCAGATTATTGTTTACGTAGCGCAGTTGCAAATTCTGGGGATCACAGTCAATTTAACAGTGCAGTGGAAGATCATATGGCAATTCTGCGAGAACAAGCAGCTAGAAGTAGTTCAAAATTTGCTAACGACAGCATGACTTTTGCAGACAATGTAAAGATATATGGGCTGGTGCAGTGTACTCCGGATTTGACAGTGCAACAATGCAATGAATGTTTGGACAATGTTTTAGGAGTTGTTTCCAGATGTTTACAAGGGAATTTTAGTGGAAAAGCTGCAACACCTAGCTGCAACATTAGATATGAGACTGCAGTTGCTTCGCCACATAACTCAG GgataaatataataaagataATTGCAGTCACTGCAGCGTCTTTAGCAGGAGCTTCACTTGTAGGAGGATTTTGTTGTGTTTATTGTCGACGAAGAAAGTTAAGAGAGGGCCGAGAGGCCAAAG AAATGAGAGAGAATTACCAAGACATCCAGCTACTTGATTTGACTGGAGAGACGCTGGCCGATGAACAAGATGTCCCTTTCATCCCGCTAGCTGTTATACGTGCAGCTACTCAAGAATTCGCTCAGGAAAACAAGCTTGGACAAGGGGGATTTGGTCCAGTGTACAAG GGAACATTGCTTGATGGGAAGGAAATTGCAGTAAAGAGACTTTCCAGGAATTCTGGTCAAGGAATAAAAGAGTTTAAGACAGAAGTCAGTTTGATTGCTAAGTTACAGCACAAGAATCTTGTCAGACTATTGGGCTGCTGCATGGAGGGGAAAGAAATGCTTCTTGTCTATGATTACATGCCCAATGGAAGCTTGGAAGCAACCCTCTTCG ATTCAGTTAGCGAGGCACGCCTAGATTGGAAGATGCGACACAGAATCATCAAAGGGATTGCTAGAGGCTTGCTGTATTTACATGAGGATTCTCGTCTTAAGATCATTCACAGAGATCTCAAATGTAGTAACGTTCTGCTTGATAACGAATTGAACCCAAAGATATCCGACTTTGGCATGGCAAGAATGTTTAATACCAATCAAAGTGAAGCTATCACAAGAAGAGTGGTGGGAACATT CGGGTACATGGCTCCTGAGTATGCTATGCAAGGAACAATTTCAGTAAAATCAGATGTATTCAGTTTTGGAGTCTTACTTCTGGAAATAATTAGTGGAAAGAAGACGAGCCGCTTTCATCTATCGGAACATGGTCAAAGCCTCCTCACTTTC GCATGGAAATTATGGAGCAATAACCATGAGCTGGAGCTGATGGACCCATTATTAGAGGAAACATACGTGGAAAACGATGTGTTGAGGTGCATTCATATCGCTTTGTTATGCGTCCAAGAAGATCCTGCATATAGACCTACAATGTCAGAAGTAGTTTTTATGCTGGAAAATGACATTGTGCAGCTTCCTGAAGCCACAGAGCCTGCATTCTTTCTGGGACGACGAACTACTCAACCTGCTCCTCTCCGAATCGTCCCTAAAGATGTTGGTTCATCTATCAATGAGATCACTTTCTCAGCTCTCTCTCCTAGGTGA
- the LOC108205976 gene encoding cation/H(+) antiporter 15 → MDSPASNNASRVCSIMDHSNSKGLWFGDNPLMFYVPSLLLHLSLVNILTKCIHFFLKPLGQPTIISQTLAGVVLGPSILGQSTTFLSNVFPKETRIVLETTAAFGFMLFIFLIGVKVDPMMVYRTGKQPLIIGILGFFIPYGLASFVAFLLQRYAYLDRDTFDGIPFIVAVMSMTAFPVVTCFLDDLKILNSEIGRLASSSSIICDVCNWAVMVTNYTVRLADKTRSFRITIGSVFSTLLYLFTIVYGIRPAALWAVRRTPEGRPVKELYIFLVLVTLMICGFIGELIGITAFGASLALGLVIPDGPPLGAALTEKLDSFVEVFMPLFFVVSGLQTDVFAIKQMDNVGAIQLLACASFVGKVLGTILPPLCCRMPIRDALSLALIMNTKGIAELGFMIQMKHMNQLTAEPYTIMVISVVVITGVISPIVKFLYDPSRRYLAYRRRTILHLRRNEELRVLTCLHSPENVQAVISLLQASNPTKESPINLVVLHLVKLIGRASSLLVPYRQREKPSSKRSESEQIFSAFRKYEQLNHGSVFVNNTFKGISPYATMHDDVCSLALEKRSILIILPFHKQWIYGETVETSHAFRNLNKKVLDKAPCSVGVLLDRVKQKNPRYVLSEQLLQKVAVLFFGGPDDREALSYGQRMSRNSTIELHLVRFITSTSQNIVGGKERSKMLDDNILSDYKHNTMSSKRVSYQEEVVSSGKDVVSSTRSVGVSHDLVLVGRRHGESLLMYQLKKWRDKGELGEVGEILAYPEYNCEASVLVMQQQTKLWGLQDPEESTHLRKCDL, encoded by the exons ATGGACTCACCTGCCAGCAATAACGCGTCCCGCGTTTGTTCTATTATGGATCATTCAAATTCTAAGGGACTCTGGTTTGGAGACAACCCTCTTATGTTCTATGTTCCTTCACTTCTGCTGCACCTCTCTCTTGTTAATATTCTCACCAAGTGCATTCACTTTTTTCTCAAGCCTCTTGGCCAACCTACCATCATTTCTCAGACTCTG GCTGGTGTTGTTCTAGGTCCATCGATACTCGGGCAGAGTACAACATTCTTATCAAATGTGTTTCCTAAGGAAACTCGGATAGTACTAGAGACGACTGCAGCTTTTGGCTTCATGCTCTTTATATTCCTAATTGGGGTTAAAGTAGATCCAATGATGGTTTATAGAACAGGGAAGCAACCTTTGATTATAGGAATTCTGGGGTTCTTTATTCCTTATGGACTTGCTAGTTTCGTTGCATTTCTCCTCCAGAGGTACGCGTATCTGGACCGTGACACCTTTGATGGGATACCATTTATTGTTGCAGTGATGTCTATGACAGCATTTCCAGTAGTTACTTGCTTTCTGGATGACCTTAAGATCCTTAACTCAGAAATTGGACGTTtagcatcttcatcttctatcATCTGTGATGTATGCAATTGGGCTGTCATGGTGACTAATTATACTGTTAGGCTAGCTGATAAGACCAGATCATTCAGGATAACCATAGGATCTGTTTTCTCCACTCTATTGTATCTGTTTACCATTGTCTATGGAATCCGTCCTGCAGCATTGTGGGCAGTAAGACGTACCCCGGAAGGGAGGCCTGTGAAGGAGCTATACAtatttcttgttcttgttactctTATGATCTGTGGTTTTATCGGTGAACTTATTGGAATTACTGCTTTTGGTGCCTCCTTGGCCTTGGGATTGGTTATACCCGATGGACCGCCACTGGGAGCTGCATTAACTGAGAAACTTGATAGCTTTGTTGAAGTATTCATGCCACTGTTTTTCGTTGTTTCTGGATTACAGACGGATGTTTTTGCCATAAAGCAGATGGACAATGTAGGAGCTATTCAATTGCTTGCATGTGCTTCATTTGTTGGAAAGGTTCTGGGGACTATATTGCCCCCTCTTTGCTGCAGGATGCCAATCCGCGACGCCCTTTCTCTTGCTCTTATCATGAACACGAAAGGCATAGCTGAACTTGGTTTCATGATCCAGATGAAACATATGAAT CAATTGACAGCAGAACCATATACCATTATGGTAATCTCAGTGGTGGTTATAACAGGAGTAATTTCGCCTATCGTGAAATTCCTATATGATCCTTCAAGAAGGTACCTTGCCTACAGGAGGAGGACTATCTTGCACCTCAGACGAAACGAAGAGCTTCGTGTACTTACTTGCCTACACTCTCCAGAAAATGTCCAGGCAGTCATAAGCCTCCTCCAGGCATCTAATCCAACAAAAGAGAGCCCAATTAATCTTGTGGTTCTCCACCTTGTCAAGCTCATTGGTCGCGCCAGTTCTCTACTAGTCCCATACAGGCAACGCGAAAAGCCTTCATCAAAACGTTCAGAATCAGAACAAATATTCTCTGCATTCAGAAAGTATGAACAACTCAACCATGGCAGTGTATTTGTAAACAATACTTTTAAAGGAATTTCGCCTTATGCAACAATGCACGACGATGTCTGCTCCCTCGCCCTTGAAAAAAGATCAATTCTCATCATCCTCCCTTTTCACAAGCAGTGGATATATGGGGAAACAGTAGAAACCTCTCATGCATTCAGGAACTTGAACAAAAAGGTCTTGGATAAGGCTCCTTGCTCTGTCGGGGTCCTTCTTGATCGCGTAAAACAGAAGAACCCCAGATACGTATTGTCAGAGCAGTTGTTACAGAAAGTAGCTGTTCTCTTCTTTGGGGGTCCTGATGATAGAGAAGCCCTGTCATACGGCCAAAGAATGTCAAGAAACTCTACTATCGAGCTCCATTTAGTCCGATTCATTACTTCAACTTCACAAAACATCGTGGGAGGGAAAGAACGAAGCAAGATGCTAGACGATAACATCTTGAGTGACTACAAGCACAACACTATGAGCTCTAAACGTGTTTCGTACCAAGAGGAGGTGGTGTCAAGTGGTAAGGATGTGGTTTCATCAACAAGATCAGTAGGTGTTTCTCATGACCTTGTCTTGGTTGGTAGGCGACACGGGGAGTCACTCCTAATGTATCAGCTAAAGAAGTGGAGGGACAAGGGAGAGTTAGGGGAAGTCGGAGAAATACTTGCTTATCCTGAATACAATTGTGAGGCTTCTGTTCTGGTAATGCAACAGCAGACCAAACTATGGGGATTGCAAGACCCCGAGGAGTCGACACACTTAAGAAAATGTGATTTGTAG